The following are from one region of the Bacillota bacterium genome:
- a CDS encoding helix-turn-helix transcriptional regulator, with protein sequence MKPLNVLIREIREDRDLTQTQVAKALGIAQQYYSKYETGEYELPIRHLIGLAQLYNLNTDYILGLTKYRYPIDKLNEPFLNEMPISKMLSGLISLNLDGRKSLIEYLE encoded by the coding sequence ATGAAACCTTTGAATGTTTTAATACGCGAAATACGTGAGGATAGAGATCTTACTCAGACCCAAGTTGCAAAAGCGCTAGGTATTGCTCAGCAATATTATTCAAAATATGAAACCGGAGAATATGAACTTCCCATCAGGCACCTTATAGGACTAGCTCAGCTTTATAATCTTAATACAGACTATATTTTAGGGCTTACGAAATATCGATATCCAATTGATAAATTAAACGAGCCCTTTCTAAATGAAATGCCTATATCAAAGATGTTGTCTGGGCTGATTTCTCTCAATTTAGACGGAAGAAAATCTTTGATAGAATACCTTGAG
- the spoIID gene encoding stage II sporulation protein D — protein sequence MGFTKQFLAIAATSLISAMVLPALIVGLSPSTAAETMAPTVQEVKKTDSENNSQNTPKTDAQDTQKANTQTTQDKTNNNASTAPSTKITVYFHETGEVKTVDLEEYLVGVLAAEVPPTFEMEALKAQAVAARTYILYKKNFGGDAVKAAHKGADVCDDYKHCKAYISVDKAREKWGDHAEEYLKRIGTAVSDTRGMVAVYQNKIINAVFHAASSGRTENAEDVWGTAVPYLVSTESKGDLNDEQYFSTVTLSPEDFKRVISDFSPNAEFPKNISDWIGKSQYTTGGNISTIKICGVDIKGVKVRELFNLKSATFNLYVKNGNFVFDVRGYGHGVGMSQNGAEYMAKQGKTYTDIIKWYYHGSEIMDYYTVSGQSA from the coding sequence ATGGGATTTACAAAACAATTTTTAGCTATTGCAGCAACTTCTCTTATATCTGCAATGGTGCTTCCGGCGCTGATTGTAGGCTTATCACCGTCAACAGCAGCTGAAACAATGGCTCCAACTGTTCAAGAGGTAAAGAAGACAGACAGCGAAAATAACTCACAGAATACCCCAAAAACAGATGCGCAAGACACACAAAAGGCCAATACTCAAACAACTCAAGATAAAACAAATAATAATGCCTCAACTGCTCCTTCAACAAAAATAACAGTGTATTTTCATGAGACCGGCGAGGTCAAAACAGTAGATCTCGAAGAATATTTAGTTGGAGTGTTAGCAGCTGAGGTTCCCCCTACATTTGAAATGGAAGCCCTTAAAGCTCAAGCGGTTGCAGCTAGAACATACATTTTGTACAAAAAAAATTTTGGCGGAGATGCCGTGAAGGCAGCACATAAAGGAGCTGATGTATGCGATGACTATAAACATTGCAAAGCATATATTAGTGTGGATAAGGCACGTGAAAAATGGGGGGATCACGCAGAAGAATATTTAAAACGTATCGGTACAGCTGTCAGTGATACAAGAGGAATGGTTGCTGTTTATCAAAATAAAATCATAAATGCGGTATTTCATGCTGCGTCATCCGGGCGAACAGAAAATGCGGAGGATGTATGGGGGACCGCTGTTCCCTACCTCGTAAGCACAGAGAGCAAAGGGGACCTAAATGACGAACAATATTTTTCAACAGTAACCTTATCACCTGAAGATTTTAAACGTGTAATTTCTGATTTTAGCCCAAATGCAGAATTTCCGAAGAACATTTCAGATTGGATAGGAAAAAGCCAATATACAACTGGAGGGAATATATCGACTATTAAAATATGCGGCGTTGATATTAAAGGTGTAAAAGTTCGCGAGCTATTTAATCTTAAATCTGCTACTTTTAATTTATACGTTAAGAATGGAAATTTCGTGTTTGATGTCCGAGGTTATGGCCACGGAGTGGGCATGAGCCAAAATGGTGCTGAATACATGGCCAAACAGGGAAAAACTTATACTGATATTATTAAATGGTATTATCATGGCTCTGAAATAATGGATTATTATACTGTTTCTGGTCAATCTGCATAA
- a CDS encoding AbrB/MazE/SpoVT family DNA-binding domain-containing protein, whose amino-acid sequence MKTDAVRRMDELGRITIPIEMRNALGWDNKTKISISRDGTQLVLDLYEDSCMVCASEENLKEVHGKYICQKCIEEIKQYS is encoded by the coding sequence ATGAAAACGGATGCAGTAAGAAGAATGGACGAGCTTGGTCGTATTACTATCCCAATTGAAATGAGAAATGCTTTAGGGTGGGACAACAAGACGAAAATTTCGATCAGCCGTGATGGAACCCAGTTGGTTTTGGATCTTTATGAGGACAGCTGTATGGTATGCGCCAGCGAAGAGAATCTCAAAGAAGTTCACGGAAAGTACATCTGCCAAAAATGCATTGAAGAGATCAAGCAATACTCCTAA
- a CDS encoding M23 family metallopeptidase: protein MKQKSSDSKKPLNGFSRFIGGKGFYIALLLCAGIVGTTTYLSVKNSFDINEPYSQSKDNASDETTPKEETIQPTEKPETDITAPSQTKDSAPQVKTAEPKKAENQNNAATAKSDTKKTTTPKTETTATYFTMPVEGEIVKDYSGDVLVFSNTMQDYRTHTGVDIGAAVGTPVKACAEGQIINIYNDELGGTTVVIQHKDNIVSRYSNLSPDLPAGVAVGEQVAGGDTIGAVGQSMLSEVSEASHLHFEMLKNDEYIDPIKKLKS, encoded by the coding sequence ATGAAACAAAAAAGTTCGGACAGCAAGAAGCCGCTTAACGGTTTTTCCCGCTTTATCGGCGGAAAAGGGTTTTATATCGCCTTACTTTTATGTGCGGGCATTGTCGGAACAACAACATATTTGTCTGTAAAAAACTCATTTGATATTAATGAGCCCTATAGCCAAAGTAAAGATAACGCATCCGACGAGACAACACCAAAGGAAGAAACCATTCAGCCTACAGAAAAACCTGAAACCGACATAACAGCGCCGAGCCAAACAAAGGATTCAGCGCCGCAGGTAAAGACCGCAGAACCTAAAAAGGCTGAAAACCAAAATAATGCCGCCACAGCAAAAAGTGATACAAAGAAAACAACAACACCTAAAACAGAAACAACAGCAACATATTTTACAATGCCGGTTGAAGGTGAAATCGTAAAAGACTATTCTGGGGATGTGCTTGTATTCTCAAATACAATGCAGGACTACAGAACACACACCGGGGTAGATATTGGGGCAGCTGTTGGGACTCCGGTAAAAGCTTGCGCGGAAGGACAGATAATAAATATTTATAATGATGAATTGGGCGGGACTACGGTCGTTATACAGCATAAGGATAATATTGTAAGCCGTTATTCTAATCTTTCTCCTGATTTGCCGGCAGGAGTAGCTGTTGGAGAACAGGTTGCAGGAGGAGATACAATAGGCGCAGTTGGTCAAAGCATGCTTTCCGAAGTATCCGAAGCGTCGCATCTGCACTTTGAAATGCTAAAAAATGACGAATATATTGATCCTATTAAAAAGCTTAAGAGTTAA